The genomic segment CTGTATCCATGCGCATCAAAGCGCTGGTGCGGCAGGAGCCCGTCTTGGCTTTTGCTCACTGCGGCTTCCCGCGATAATACGCCGGAGGGTGGATTCGCGCGGCATATCGTGTCGAGGGGAGTGCACGATGGACAAGGTGATCATCTCTGTTGCCGTAACAGGCAGCTGGACGACACGCCAGCACACGCCCTATGTCCCGCTAACACCAGAGGAGATCGCGCAGCACGTCGTCGATAGCTGGCGTGAAGGCGCGGCAATCGCCCATATTCACGTGCGCGACGATGAAGGCCGGCCAACCTCCGATCCACAGCGGTACGCTCGTGTTCGTGAGCTTGTCCGCGCTCAGGGGTGCGATGTCGTCCTCAACTTCACGACTGGCGGAGGTGCTGGTCAGGCAAGTGAGGAGGAACGTCTTGCGCCGGTGCGCCTTCGGCCAGAGATCGCCTCGTTCGATGCGGGTTCGCTCAACTTTAACGACCGTGTCTTCGTCAATTCGCCGCAGTTCCTCGAGCGCCTTGCCCAGGAAATGCTTACCTATGGCGTCAAGCCGGAAATCGAGTGCTTCGACACCGGCCACATCGAAAATGCGCGTCGTCTCATCGACCGAGGGCTTATCCAGCCACCGTTTTGGTTCCAGCTTGTGCTTGGCGTCCGGGGTGGTGCACCAGCCACGGCTGACCAGCTCGTCCATATGGTGCGTCAGCTACCACCCGGTGCCCACTGGTCGGTTTGCGCCATCGGCCGTCACCAGCTTCCGATGAATCTCATTGCCCTCGCGATGGGCGGGCATGTCCGCACCGGTCTCGAAGACAACGTCTACTATCACTACCGCGTTCTCGCTGAGAGCAATGCGCAACTTGTGGCTCGGCTTGTCCGTATTGCTCGCGAGTGTGGCCGGGAGATTGCCAGTCCGGCAGATGTCCGTGCGTTGCTCCAGCTTACGCCGCAGCCGGATATCCTGTCCTCGTAATGTGGTAGGAGCGTGCTCAATCGGCAGCGTTGGTTGCCTGGTCGGTAGGGAGGCGGAGTGAGAGAACGCGGCTGGCCCCGTCACTCCCCATCGTAACACCGTAAAGGATGGTCGCAGCCTCAATCGTCACCCGGTTGTGTGTGACGATAATGAGTTGCGTTTGCTGGGCGAGGTGCTGCAGCAAGGAGCTGACGCGCCCAGCGTTGGCCTCGTCCAGCGCGGCATCAACTTCGTCGAAGACGCAGAAGGGGGTAGGGTGGACGCGGAGCATTGCGACGAGTAGCGCCAGCGCTGCCAGCGCCCGCTCTCCGCCAGAGAGCGCACTCAAACTGCGCACCTTCTTGCCTGGTGGTTGGACGATGAGATCGATGCCCCCTTGCTCCCCCTCCTGGTCAATGAGGCGAGCAGTGCCGCCGCCGAACAGCTCACGACATGCCTGGCGGAATGCCTGATCAAGTGCGCGGACTGTACGGCGATACGCCTGTGCAATTTGCTGATCGAGCGTACGCAGCGTCTCGCGGATCGTCTGAGCCGCTTGGCGGACATCGTTCAGTTCACGGCGGAGTCGATCGTATCGCGCTTTCTCTGCTTGGTACTGGACAATTGCAGCCTCACTTTCAGCATGGCGCAGGCGTTGCCAGCGGGCGCGGAGGTGACGGGCTTGGTGTTCAAGCATGCGGCTGTCGAGTGCCGCGGGCAGGCTCGCAGCGCGGGCCTGAAGTCGCGCTTCGATGTCCGCCCGTTCGGTACCAGCCGGCTCATCGAGTTCGAGGGTGGCTTGTTCAAGCAGGTGCCGAGCTGCATCCCGAGTTCGTTCCAGTGCAGCGTGCTGACGTTCCAGCGCGGCCTGTGCCGCTGCCACAGCTCGCTCAGCCGCCACTCGCTCGCTCGCGCGCACATGCGCTTGCGCTCGGGCTGTCGCAAGCCGCTCTTCAGCAGCCATTTGGGCTGCGCGGGCCTCGTGAGCGAGTCGCTCAGCCTCGGCAAGTGCGTGCGCCAAGCGCTCCACAGTCTGCAGCGCCTTCGCCTGTTCGTGCTCCAGTTGCTCGCGTTCTGCGACCAGAGCGGCTTGCCGCTCTTGCACGCGCGCTCGCTGTCGGCTCTGGGTGTCGTACTGCGACCGGACTTCATTGAGGGCGCTCGTCAACGCCGCGAGTCGTCGCTGGGCTGCAGCCAAGGCTGCGCGTTCTTCGGCATCATCACTGGCTGCCAGCTGAGCCTCAAGTTGTTGCCGGGCGGCGCTACGTTCCGCAAGCGCTGTTGACACAGAAGCAAGCTGTGCTGTTGCCATTGCGTGGGCCTCAGCAGCCTGGTGAAGTGCTTGTTCCAGCTGGCGAAGCCGCTCGGCATCATGGGCGAGTGCTGCTTCGGCAGCACGGATCTCCTGTTGGGCGCGCTCGACGGCGAGTTGAGCCTGGCGCAAGGCTGCCGCTTCAGCATCGGCTGCACGCCGTGCTTGCTCAAGGGTTTGCTGCGCAGCGCGCACCGCCTGGGAGGCGGCTTGCTCCTGACCTTGGGCTTCTTCAAGCTCGGCTTGGAGCCGCGTTCGCGCTGCCTCGCATTCACGGCGCTCACGTTCGAGTGCGAGCACCCCGCGCTCACGCCGCGCTGCACCGCCAGTAACACTGCCGCTGCTCCGTACCACATCACCGTCCAAAGTCACCATTGTCCAGCCAGCTGGGAGCAGGGCGAGAAGGCGGTGGGCTACTGGTAGGTTGTCGACGACCAGCACTCGGCCAAGTAGCAGCTGTACTACTGGCAGCACAGCTGGCTCACACGTGACAAGGTGAGCCGCGATGCCGTGCACGCCCGTTTCACGGAGCAAGAGCGGCGAAAGACTACTCGTCGATGATCGGATTGTGTCGAGAGGATGAAAGGTTGCTCGACCAGCTCGTGTCTGCTTGAGATAGGCTACAGCGGCTTCAGCGTCAGCCCACCGTGCGACGACGATGTCGGAGAGTCGCCCGCCGAGTGTTGCCTCGATTGCGCGCTCGTAGCGTGGTGGCACGTCGAGGAGTGTACTCAGCGTTCCGTAGATGCCGTGAAGCGTGCCGGCCTGCGCTGCCTGCAGCACTGTCTGTATTGCGCGCGTCGCGTCGAGTGCGCGTGCTTGTTCGATTGCTTCCAACCGTGCAAGTACGCTGGCTAACGCGCGTTCGATCTCGAGCACGCGGCGGCGTGCTGTAGTGTGCTCGGCTTCGCGTGTAGCGAGAAGGTCGCGAGCCGCTGCTTGTGCTGCAGTAGCGCGCTCAGCGCGGGCCGCGGCGGCGTCACGCTCTTGCTCAGCCTGCAGTGCCTGTTGTCGATGTGCAGCTAGCGCGGCTTCATGCGCTTGCAGACGCTGGTGTAACTGGGCATGTTCCTCACGTAGTTGTGCAAGCGTGCGTTGCTGCTGCTCGATTGTGGCCTCGAGCGCGGCTTGTTCTCTAGCGAGCGCGCTCTCCTCATGCTGGAGTTGGCGGAGTTGTGCCTGGTACTGACTGCGTTCACGCGCGGTTGTCTCCACGCGACGTTCGCGAGCGGCGATCTCTTCTTCGAGGGCCTGGCGCTCAGCCTGGAGGTGCTGCAGTCGCACAGAAAGCCGCTCGAGTTCCTCTTCCAGTGCAGTCGCTTCGTGGTTGAATGCCTGTTGCTGCCGCGTGAGATCATGAAGCCGGACTGCTACAGCCTGTGCCTGAGCGTGCGCAAGCTGATGCTCGTGCTGGAGTTGCCGCACCCGTTCGGCTTGCGCTTGGGCGGCTTGTGTCGCGCAGGCAACTGCGTGCTCAGCATCCTGGACCGCTGCTTGGGTGGCCTGCTCAGCGGCGACTGCCTGGGCCAGTTGGGCTTGGGCGGCGGCAAGTGCCTGTTCGCAATCCACAAGACGGGCAGTCTGTTGGCCGAGTGCCTGCTGCACTTCGTGCCAACGCCAGGCGTAGAGCTGTTCAAGGCAATCGTGGAGGGCAAGGCGTGCCGCTCGGGCCTCTTCTGCTGCCTGCGCTGCCTGGGCAAGCGCCGCCAGGTGAGGTTCAAGCTCGCGCAGGAGGTCATCGAGCCGGGCTGCGTGCGCTTCAGCGTCTGCTAAATCGCGTAGTGCCTCTTGCTGCCGTGCCCGGACGACGCTTAAGCCAGCCGCGTGCTCAACCAACGCGCGTCGCTCGCTGGGGCGCTGCTGGAGTACTGCCTCAACCTGCCCTTGGTTGATGATGACGTGCTCTGCTCCGAGTGCCGCAGCAAGTCGCAGCATGTCACGCAAGCGAACACGAGTGCCATTGAGCAGATACTGTTGCTCACCATCACGGAAGACGCGACGGGTGACGGTGATCTCAGGAAACGGCAGCCCGAGCGACTGGTCATCCTGTTCAAGTGTCAAACTTACCTCGGCCATGCCAAGTGCAGCCCGCCCCTGGCCGCCAGCGAAAATCACGTCATCGCTGCGTCGTCCTCGCCAGGAGGCCGGACTTTGTTCGCCGAGCACCCAACGAATGGCCTCGACAATGTTGGACTTTCCCGAGCCGTTTGGCCCAACGATCGCGGTAATTCCCGGCTCAAAGACCAATTCAACCGGCTCGGCAAAGCTCTTGAACCCGTGCAGGACCAGTCGCTTGAGGCGTACTCCCACGCGTGCGCTTACTCCGGATAGCCGTTCGGGAATCGCTGGTGCCAGCGAAGTGCACTCTCAATCATCACCTTGAGGTCATAGCGTGGTCGCCAGCCCAGCACCCGTTCCGCTTTCGCGTATGAAGCGTACTTGATCGGTGGCTCGCCTGGCCGCGGCTCCCCACGTTCAACCGGGAAATCAATGCCGGTTAGCCGTTGAATAGTGGTGATGACCTCCTTCGTTGAGTAGCCGACGCCGCTGCCCAGGTTTATGGCGTCCGTCGGATGACCCTCGCGTAACACCTCAATTGCACGGACATGGGCATCAGCCAAATCGAGGACATGAACGTAGTCACGGATCGTTGTGCCATCTGGCGTCTCAACTGGGGCAGAGGTCAGCTGGAACGGCTGAAGCCCGAGGGCACCACGGATTGCGTTGGGGATAAGGTGCTCTTCAGGGCGATGGTCCTCGCCGAGCGAGCCGTCAAGCGCTGCTCCGGCCGCGTTAAAGTAGCGCAGGCTGATCGAGCGAATGCCATAGGCTTGATCGTACCAGTGCAGCATCTGCTCGACGGCGAGCTTGGTTGCTCCGTAGGGATTGCTCGGATTCGTCGGGTGCGCTTCGTCAAGGGGGAGGTACTGCGCTTCCCCGTAGACCTCTGATGTTGACGAGAAGACAATCCAGCGCACTCCGTGCTGGATACACGCATCAAGGAGCTGAATCGAACCGCCGAGGTTGACGCGCACGTACTTGGCTGGATCCCGTACCGATTCGCCGACGGAAATACACGCAGCCAGATGCACGACTGCGTCGAATTGGTGGTGGGCAAACAGTGCTGCCACATCAGCTGGGTTGGTGAGGTCGCCGACAACAAGCGGCGCGCAAACGGCGGCGCGATGGCCTTGTGACAAATTATCGAAGACGATGACGTCGTGACCGGCTTCCTGCAAGGCACGGGTGACAAACGCGCCGATGTAACCAGCGCCACCCGTTACGAGGATGTGGAGCCCGCCCTGCTGCGACGGGCGGTGTCGCACTGCATCAGTCTGAGGAGTGTCCATGAATGCTATCCCTCCGTTGTTGTGCGCGTGCAGAGTGTGCTGCCTGTCCGTTGGCGATCAGCGCACGGGTAGCTGAGGCGTCTTCCCACCCAAGGACAACGGTCCAGTCAGCAAACCACTCCTCGATTGCTGTCATGACGTGTGGCGGAAGGTCAGCGAGTTGCCGGGCATGGCCGTAGACCGGGTCGTCACAGACAACAGCAAGGACCTTATGATCGCCATCTGGACGGCGGAAGAGTCCGATCGGGCGGACACGCGTGGTTGTTCCTGTCGGGAGCGAGGATGCTGCCAGGACGATCACGTCCAGGGGATCGTCATCGGCCGGGTTATAGGTACCCGGCAGGAAGCCATAGTTTGCTGGCCAGGGGCGCCGGGCGTATGGATGCTGGTAGGTTATCCAGCCATGCTCAGGATCAAGGACGTGGCGAACCGTGCTCCCCGCCGGGTCTTCGATCATGGCAGTGATGCAATCGTCCTGTCCATGCGTCATTGGCTCAGCTCCACGGGCATCGTGCTCTTGCTGCTTCCCCATTGTGCCCACGATCCATCGTAGACACGTACTGAAGGGTAGCCAAGCAGCGTAAACGCAAGGTAAGCAATAGCGGCATGCGGGCCGTCTAGCCCGTAGACGACGATCGGTCGGTCAGGCGTAATACCGAGAGCGGCTAGTTCAGCCTGCAGTTCGTGTGGCGGACGAATGAACGGGATTGGTCCTGGAGTGAAGAGCTGATCCCATGGCCAATGAATTGCCCCCGGAATGTGTCCACGGCGAAGCTGGCCGTTCCATGTTTCGTCTCGCTCAGCAGGAGTCCGATCATCGATGATGAGCGCCGAGTGGGTTTGCACGATACGGAGCACGTCCTCTGCTCCGATCAGCACGCGGTAGTCAAGCTGGCTGACCGGCCAGTCTCCGGCCGAGGACGAGAGCGGCACGGTGCGGGTTGTCGGAAGGTTAGCTGCCTGCCAGGCTTGCCAGCCACCATCGAGTATTTGCACGGCTCGGAACCCCAGCACGTGCAGTACCCAGAGAATTCGTGCAGCGTCACGCCCTCCCTGGTCATCGTAGACGACGACATGCACCCCGGGACGAATCCCCCAGGCCTGAACGAGCGCAGCCCGTCCAGGCTCGCCAGTGAGCATGCCATAGATATCGTTGTGTACTTCAATAGTGTCTTGCCACCAGGCATGGCGAGCGCCGGGAATGTGCCCAGCGTTATACGCGTGAAGCGGACGAGCATCGAGCAGACGCAGCTGGGTATCTCCAAGTTCTGCTGCCAGTTGTGGTGCGGTAATAAGGAGTGTGCCGTTAGGATAGGCTGATGGCGGTGCGGGCGGCGTTGGGGAAGCGCCGAATGCCGGTTGGCCACAGCCAGCTAGCAATCCTGCCAGGACAATCCATCCCCAATAGATGAGCGCCCGCGCTTGGATTGTGTACCGTGCCTTTGCCCGCATCATCAGGTGCTTTCTGCCAGCTCCGCTTCTCGTTGTTCGTTACCTCACGATGCGACCACCCGAGCGTGGACCGATGGTCTACCTAATGATGCTCTCTGGCGCACGTAGAGACGAGCGATCAGGGGATGCTATAGACGACATTGACCGTCACCCGAACCGTGAGCTCGCCGGGGGGTAAGGGGGTGCTCGGCGTTGCCCCGGCCGCAACGCGTGTTTCTGCTGGCAATGGCGTCACCGTGTTCTCTGTCAGAGAAATGACGGGACCAAGGCTTATGCCAGCTGCTGTCGCGAGTTGCCGGGCTTTGGTCTGGGCGTCTTGGACAGCCCGCTCCCGTGCTTGACGCATCGCATCAGTGAGATCGTCATGAGTGAAACGAACGCCCTCAACGACGGTTGCTCCAGCAGTGATTGCGGCGTCGAGTGCTGGTCCGGCCTGATCGATCGGCTGGATTGGGACATCGATCACATCACGCACTTGGTAACCAATCGGGTGCCCGCTTTGGTCAGTCTGAATGGCGACGGTGTATGTCACGGTACGGATTCGGTCCGCTTGTGCTCCATGCTGCTGGAGCGCTTGCAAAATGGCCTGCATCCGCTGTGCGGCTTCCTGCTGGATCGGTCCAAGCGTTGGGCCACGGAGATCGACGCCAAGCACAAGGTGTGCGACATCGGGAGTGACTGAAACTGTGCCTTCGCCGGTCACGCTGATCTGATGCGTCGGCGCCGTTGTCTCAGCAGCGACTGGCTTGCCTGGTATGGCGGTGAACCATGCACGTGCCAGCATGCCCGAACCGATGACCACGAGACCGCCTACGACAATGAGTAAGCTGATGAGTCGTTCGCGAGACATTGCAACCTCCTCTCTGCCGAAACTGGGAACATGCCGCTTCGGCATTTGCTGCTTCCGGTCATAGTGGTTTAGCCGTCGGGGTATGGGCGTTGTCTCACCCACGACGGGCAACAGCTGGCAACAGAATACTGAGGCCAAGACTCAGGAGACTGGCGAGTCCGAGCACGAGCAACGAGAAATGCCAGCGGGCGTCATAGAGCAGCGGTGTTGGGCGAATTGTTACGCTGGCTGTTGGGGCTACGTCCGGTCGGGTGCTCGCTTGCTCGAATGTCGTCTCGGCTGGCGTCGCTTGAACTGTGGCAACGCGAGCAACGCTCAGCGCTGGTCCCGAGGCTGGCGTTGCAGCGGCGCTTGATGCGATCGCCTGTGCTTGCAACATACGTGGGGCAGCGGCCGCGGTTGGTGTTGCGAGCATGACCGGCGGCAGGAGGAGCGCAAGCGAAGCGCCAGCGAACAAGAGCAGGGCGAAAGCCGTCGCCGTCACGAGCGCAACGCGGCGGAACAGTCGTTGCCAGACGCGATACCACGGTTCTGGCCGGAGACGAGCAAGTTCCTCACGTGTGAGGGTGAAGGAGCGCGGTAACGCTGGTGCGGGCAAGGAGCGCAGGGCGCGGCCAATTGCCGCGAGTTCAGCAGCTGTCTGCTGGCAAATGGCACAGTGCTGAGCATGGATACGCACGCGTTCGTCGGCTGCCCCGTCGAGAAGCCAGGCTGCGAGTTCCTCATCGCTTGGATGCCATCCACGTTGCACGCCTTCTGCCTCCTCAGTCGGTCTAAGCAACCGCCGCTATGATTGCTCTGGCTCAGCCGTCGCCTCTTTCTGTTGAAGAGAACGCACATATGCCGTCAAGAGTTCCCGGCGGGCTGGATCAGCGCACAGCCATGACCGTAATGCAGCCCGAGCTCGACTTAACCGCGACTTCACCGTCCCAACGGGGATGCCAGCGATGTCACTGGCTTCCTCATAGCTTAGACCTTCAATGTCGATGAGGGTGACGAGTAGCCGCTGTTCCGGGGAGAGTTGCGCAAGCGCTGCTTCGAGCAAGGAATGCAGACTGACCTGATCGACAACGCGTTCGGGATCGGGATGTGCCGTCTCTGCTAGTGGCGTTGCTCCGGTTGGTTCCACGGGCATTGCATCGAGTGATTGGGTCGGCTGTTGGCGTTGGGCACGTACAATGTCGATGGCACAGTTCGCGGCAATGCGGAGTAGCCAGGCACGGAAGTTTCCCCCACGGTAGCGGTCTAGCGCTCGATAGGCACGAATGAAGGCCTCTTGGGTTGCGTCCTCCGCGAGGGCAGCATCGTGGACAACACGGCGAGTAACAGCGTAGACGAGCCGCTGGTAGCGCTCGACGAGCAGATTGAACGCCGCGAAGTCTCCGGCGACTACGGCGGCGACCAGCGCGTCGTCAGACCATTGTGTGCGGTCGTGCTCCACCCCTGACTCACGTCCCGCCCAGCCCACTTCTCCCGGCTGTCACTAGGCCAAAGGAACTGCACATCTAAGAGTATTCGGCTATCGCGCCGGGAGCCGCGGTGCCGTTTATTCGTATTGGGAGTGTGGGTGAGCATGGCCGAGATGTCAAGGGGGGTGACAGTGCGGAAGAAATGGCAAAGAAGCAAGGCCTTTTGACAGTGCAATCAATGTCACATCAGATCATCGATTGTTGCAAGGGTTTCTCACTCTAGCCGCGTTTTGTCGGGTTTCGACAATGGAAACAAGGGCGATGAGTTCACGCAACGATCAGAAAAAAGTGGTTGTTGACAATCCGATGTGGTGGTATAATAGCATTGGCCCTCGCAGGTGGACAATCAATGAGCGAAACTCGTGACCGTTTCGCTAGGATGCACGAGGGGGACGTTAGGGATGATAGGGAGCGTTACACTACCCTCTGCCGCCCGCGTGGGTTCATCGTCAGCCGAGAGGGCGAGTGTGCGAGCCATCATCGCCGGCGGGCACGGATTGTTTCGTCAGGCGTTACGTCATTATCTCGAAGTGACCGCCAAAGTGCGGGTGCTCGCCGAGTTGAGTGATGGCCTGCAACTACTCGACATGGTGGAGCGGTGGCAGCCACATGTTCTCTTAGTTGATGCTGAACTACCAGGAGTTGACTTGCCGGTCGTCATTCTGCGCGCCAAACAGGAGATGCCGCAGGTCCGGGCGATTATCTTCGGCGTGCCGACCGATGAGCATAGCGTTGTTCAATTGCTCGGTGCTGGAGCCGATGCCTGCCTTGTCCGCGATACGCCGCTTGCGGAAGTGGTGAGTGCGTTGCGGGAAGTCTGTGCTGGCGGTACGGTATTGAGTCCAGCGCTGACTGCCATTGTCGTGCGAGAACTGCGGCGGCTCATGTCCGTTCACGGGACAACCGCTGTCGTGCGCTTGACCCCGCGTGAGCGCCAGTTCTTGGCGCTCGTTGCCGCTGGTATGAGCAATAAGGAGATTGCTGCGGCGCTCAGTCTTGCCGAGAGCACGGTCAAAAATCGTCTTTCCTTGCTCTTTGAGAAGCTTGGTGTCCGTGATCGAACGCAGGCAGCGATTTACGCTGTGCTGCACGGCCTGCTGAACACGGCCAATTAGGGCATCGGCAGGTGGAAGAGCTCGAGCCAGCGACGCCAGTTTGGTGATGTAGTGTTTGGCGAAGAAGAGGGTCCAGCGATTGGTGTAGGCGTTGGTGTGGCGGTGTCCTGCCAATGGACAATGACGACTGTCTCGCCGGGATACGCCAGGCCAAGCTCTCGCCGGGCAGTCTGCTCAACATAGGATCGGTATTGTGGCCCAGAGTACTGAGCAAGTTCAGCAGCAAGGGCGTCATGCTCGTGCTGCAAGGTGGTTAGTTGTTGCTGCCGCTCGTTCACTTGTGCCTGCAGCTGGCGCGCACGCCAGGCTTGCTGGCCAAACGCAACGCTAAAATAGAGCGTCACACCGAGTGCAAGAAGGATGAGCGCTGAGGCCTGGATCCGTCCCCGGTCGATCTGCATGTTACTGGCTGCCCTTCACTTGCGCAACTACAGGTGGCACGATGGTGTGCCACGACGTTGCCTGCTCATAGGCGTGGGCAACCCGGAGGATTGTCGCTTCATCAAAAGCCTTGCCGATGAACTGTAAGCTGACTGGTAACCCCTGTGCCAGCCCACAGGGAACAGCGATGCCGGGGAGTCCGGCCATATTAGCTGGAATGGTGAAAATATCGGCCAAGTACATCTGCAGCGGATCCTCAGTACGCTCACCGAGCCGGAAGGCAACCGTCGGCGATGTTGGCAGTGCAATGACATCGACCTTGGTAAATGCCGTATCAAAGTCGCGTTTGATCAACGTTCGCACTTTTTGGGCCTTGACGTAGTAGGCATCATAGTAGCCAGCACTCAGGGCATACGTGCCAAGCATGATGCGCCGCTTGACTTCCGGGCCAAATCCACGGCCGCGCGTCTCCAGGTAGTTCTCGAGCAATGTATCCTTGCCGGCGCTGAGGCCATACTTGACCCCATCATAACGCGCGAGGTTCGCGCTCGCCTCTGATGGGGCAATGATGTAATACGTCGGCAAGGCATAGGATATGTGGGGCAGCGTAACCGGTTCAACCGTTGCGCCTAGGTCCTCCAAG from the Thermorudis peleae genome contains:
- a CDS encoding 3-keto-5-aminohexanoate cleavage protein → MDKVIISVAVTGSWTTRQHTPYVPLTPEEIAQHVVDSWREGAAIAHIHVRDDEGRPTSDPQRYARVRELVRAQGCDVVLNFTTGGGAGQASEEERLAPVRLRPEIASFDAGSLNFNDRVFVNSPQFLERLAQEMLTYGVKPEIECFDTGHIENARRLIDRGLIQPPFWFQLVLGVRGGAPATADQLVHMVRQLPPGAHWSVCAIGRHQLPMNLIALAMGGHVRTGLEDNVYYHYRVLAESNAQLVARLVRIARECGREIASPADVRALLQLTPQPDILSS
- the smc gene encoding chromosome segregation protein SMC: MGVRLKRLVLHGFKSFAEPVELVFEPGITAIVGPNGSGKSNIVEAIRWVLGEQSPASWRGRRSDDVIFAGGQGRAALGMAEVSLTLEQDDQSLGLPFPEITVTRRVFRDGEQQYLLNGTRVRLRDMLRLAAALGAEHVIINQGQVEAVLQQRPSERRALVEHAAGLSVVRARQQEALRDLADAEAHAARLDDLLRELEPHLAALAQAAQAAEEARAARLALHDCLEQLYAWRWHEVQQALGQQTARLVDCEQALAAAQAQLAQAVAAEQATQAAVQDAEHAVACATQAAQAQAERVRQLQHEHQLAHAQAQAVAVRLHDLTRQQQAFNHEATALEEELERLSVRLQHLQAERQALEEEIAARERRVETTARERSQYQAQLRQLQHEESALAREQAALEATIEQQQRTLAQLREEHAQLHQRLQAHEAALAAHRQQALQAEQERDAAAARAERATAAQAAARDLLATREAEHTTARRRVLEIERALASVLARLEAIEQARALDATRAIQTVLQAAQAGTLHGIYGTLSTLLDVPPRYERAIEATLGGRLSDIVVARWADAEAAVAYLKQTRAGRATFHPLDTIRSSTSSLSPLLLRETGVHGIAAHLVTCEPAVLPVVQLLLGRVLVVDNLPVAHRLLALLPAGWTMVTLDGDVVRSSGSVTGGAARRERGVLALERERRECEAARTRLQAELEEAQGQEQAASQAVRAAQQTLEQARRAADAEAAALRQAQLAVERAQQEIRAAEAALAHDAERLRQLEQALHQAAEAHAMATAQLASVSTALAERSAARQQLEAQLAASDDAEERAALAAAQRRLAALTSALNEVRSQYDTQSRQRARVQERQAALVAEREQLEHEQAKALQTVERLAHALAEAERLAHEARAAQMAAEERLATARAQAHVRASERVAAERAVAAAQAALERQHAALERTRDAARHLLEQATLELDEPAGTERADIEARLQARAASLPAALDSRMLEHQARHLRARWQRLRHAESEAAIVQYQAEKARYDRLRRELNDVRQAAQTIRETLRTLDQQIAQAYRRTVRALDQAFRQACRELFGGGTARLIDQEGEQGGIDLIVQPPGKKVRSLSALSGGERALAALALLVAMLRVHPTPFCVFDEVDAALDEANAGRVSSLLQHLAQQTQLIIVTHNRVTIEAATILYGVTMGSDGASRVLSLRLPTDQATNAAD
- the galE gene encoding UDP-glucose 4-epimerase GalE; the encoded protein is MDTPQTDAVRHRPSQQGGLHILVTGGAGYIGAFVTRALQEAGHDVIVFDNLSQGHRAAVCAPLVVGDLTNPADVAALFAHHQFDAVVHLAACISVGESVRDPAKYVRVNLGGSIQLLDACIQHGVRWIVFSSTSEVYGEAQYLPLDEAHPTNPSNPYGATKLAVEQMLHWYDQAYGIRSISLRYFNAAGAALDGSLGEDHRPEEHLIPNAIRGALGLQPFQLTSAPVETPDGTTIRDYVHVLDLADAHVRAIEVLREGHPTDAINLGSGVGYSTKEVITTIQRLTGIDFPVERGEPRPGEPPIKYASYAKAERVLGWRPRYDLKVMIESALRWHQRFPNGYPE
- a CDS encoding inorganic diphosphatase, whose translation is MTHGQDDCITAMIEDPAGSTVRHVLDPEHGWITYQHPYARRPWPANYGFLPGTYNPADDDPLDVIVLAASSLPTGTTTRVRPIGLFRRPDGDHKVLAVVCDDPVYGHARQLADLPPHVMTAIEEWFADWTVVLGWEDASATRALIANGQAAHSARAQQRRDSIHGHSSD
- a CDS encoding sulfurtransferase, which translates into the protein MMRAKARYTIQARALIYWGWIVLAGLLAGCGQPAFGASPTPPAPPSAYPNGTLLITAPQLAAELGDTQLRLLDARPLHAYNAGHIPGARHAWWQDTIEVHNDIYGMLTGEPGRAALVQAWGIRPGVHVVVYDDQGGRDAARILWVLHVLGFRAVQILDGGWQAWQAANLPTTRTVPLSSSAGDWPVSQLDYRVLIGAEDVLRIVQTHSALIIDDRTPAERDETWNGQLRRGHIPGAIHWPWDQLFTPGPIPFIRPPHELQAELAALGITPDRPIVVYGLDGPHAAIAYLAFTLLGYPSVRVYDGSWAQWGSSKSTMPVELSQ
- a CDS encoding SIMPL domain-containing protein, which translates into the protein MSRERLISLLIVVGGLVVIGSGMLARAWFTAIPGKPVAAETTAPTHQISVTGEGTVSVTPDVAHLVLGVDLRGPTLGPIQQEAAQRMQAILQALQQHGAQADRIRTVTYTVAIQTDQSGHPIGYQVRDVIDVPIQPIDQAGPALDAAITAGATVVEGVRFTHDDLTDAMRQARERAVQDAQTKARQLATAAGISLGPVISLTENTVTPLPAETRVAAGATPSTPLPPGELTVRVTVNVVYSIP
- a CDS encoding sigma-70 family RNA polymerase sigma factor encodes the protein MEHDRTQWSDDALVAAVVAGDFAAFNLLVERYQRLVYAVTRRVVHDAALAEDATQEAFIRAYRALDRYRGGNFRAWLLRIAANCAIDIVRAQRQQPTQSLDAMPVEPTGATPLAETAHPDPERVVDQVSLHSLLEAALAQLSPEQRLLVTLIDIEGLSYEEASDIAGIPVGTVKSRLSRARAALRSWLCADPARRELLTAYVRSLQQKEATAEPEQS
- a CDS encoding LuxR C-terminal-related transcriptional regulator, translating into MIGSVTLPSAARVGSSSAERASVRAIIAGGHGLFRQALRHYLEVTAKVRVLAELSDGLQLLDMVERWQPHVLLVDAELPGVDLPVVILRAKQEMPQVRAIIFGVPTDEHSVVQLLGAGADACLVRDTPLAEVVSALREVCAGGTVLSPALTAIVVRELRRLMSVHGTTAVVRLTPRERQFLALVAAGMSNKEIAAALSLAESTVKNRLSLLFEKLGVRDRTQAAIYAVLHGLLNTAN
- a CDS encoding FtsB family cell division protein, which codes for MQIDRGRIQASALILLALGVTLYFSVAFGQQAWRARQLQAQVNERQQQLTTLQHEHDALAAELAQYSGPQYRSYVEQTARRELGLAYPGETVVIVHWQDTATPTPTPIAGPSSSPNTTSPNWRRWLELFHLPMP